The segment ttaaagattgtagtgtgtgtgtgtgtgtcttagtcgTGTGGGTTGTTTTAGCTAAGTGTAGCTACTGCctagcagttaaaaaaaaatactggcaagggctgagatttgatctaatctttaacaaaaatgtttgtgggtttagtctttaaaaagactgttggGGTTTTGTAGTAAAGGCCTATGTAAATCGAGATTGATAACAGACTAGCGAGAGCTGGCACAAGTGAACTTGGCAAGAGACTAGACTAGAGTGAATGGAGAGCTATGTCTTGAGTCAATTTAAAtcgcagttatttatttttgtattttgagtgagtgaacatttacatttacaacccGCTCTGCAAGCTAGGGCGGGAACGGCGGCGGCCATGCGCATGCGCGATTCATTTGCAGCCTGGACGCGGAGGGGTGTGTGTCTCCTCTCTGCTCTGAGTGCTGCGTGAGGCTACTGAGAGTCTGACCGCCTTGAAGTGCTTTTGGACGGGAGAGGGGCTAACGGCAGCACCCGCTGCTCGTTGTGAACAGTAGGCCTAACTGCAGAGTGACTCGTGCTTTCGAGTCTCCAAACACCACAAAAGTctccaaaaacaacagtaaaattcGCTGGATTTGTCACATTGACAAAAACAAGTCGCCAGGaggatgatttgtttgtgttataagcaGTGCTTGAAGTGGGGGAAAAGGTGGCGGTACTCTCTTTGCATTGGCAAAtcattactttttacagtgaaaaacaaaacttggagATATTGCTGTTACaacaatttagtgttttttatttattaacaacataaatgtatttaaaaatgtttttttgtgtgaagaAGTGTGAAGAAGTGTGAAGAAGAACTTTGGAAAGAAGTACATGCACATCTTTCCCTGCCCATTCCTCatgcaaatctaaaaaatacagtggtactttatattgtaaaatatacattataaaaaatatcatagGAGTCAAGGTGATATTTATTTAGCTTATGGTTCTGTATATTTCATTAGCGTTGCTTTATTAGAATGTTGATTCTCtctctaaaaaaacatgtactgtattgtattcTATCTctttcacatttagtcatttggcagacggttttatccaaagcttccatcttttaaatgtttttcttttttcctttaaagcTACTTTGAAACGATGCAACATtgacagtggttctcaactccagtcctcaggccccccctgacagaatactttggatgtctccctattgtacacctgaacaagttaatgagataatgaagtgatgattgagtcgttaatgatgaacaggtgatgttaacaaacacaatcactagaataaaaaccataatagtgttgaGCTTTCATTAAGtgtggctcttacccttgatttattatgttacattttttgctagctgaaatagtttgtttctgaagtacatttataagagcctgacaaaagacaaaattatttcgTCCTGCTGTTGGTAATAGCTGAACCAATGTTGGTTGATTTTTGGTGTGTCACGATATTTGTCAGACTTAAATCCCCTGCAGAGGAGAGCGGTGCTGCAGAGGAGAGCGGTGCTGCAGAGGAGAGCGGTGCTGCAGAGGAGCTTGGTGCTGCATGGAAGAATGGTGCTGCAGAGGAGAGTGGTGCTGCATGGAAGAATGGAGCTGCAGAGGAGAGTGGTGCTGCAGGGGAGAGTGGTGCTGCAGGGGAGAGTGGTGCTGCAGGGGAGAGTGGTGCTGCAGGGGAGAGTGGTGCTGCAGGGGAGAGTGGTGCTGCAGAGGAGAGTGGTGCTGCAGATGCTGGAGCTGCTCTTATGTCAGGAGCTGCCGAGAGGGTGGAGGATGCTGGTGCTTCCATAAAGTCAGAGGCTGGAGAGAGTGGTGCTGCTGGTGAGACTGGTGCTGGTGAGGCCAGTGGTTGCTTTATTTTATGAGGAATTCGGGGCAGCTTTACCCTAGCAATTTTTAAGTGATCTtcattcacttttttataaacaGTACCATCCTCTCTGAGCAGATCAGAACTtttcccctgtagtgcaatCACTGTAAAGGGGCCAAGGAAATCTGACTCCAGCTTGCCACCTTTTCTCTGTTGGCTTCTAACATTTTGTCTCCACACCTGGTCTCCTATTTTTAAGGCAGGTTTGGGAGCACCATGCTTCATTCGCCTCCTTGTGCTCTCCTGCTGTTTGGTGATATTGCCCTGAACAATATCCTTAATGTCATCAAGTCGCTTTATGTCCTCTGAAACAGCTTCCTCCGCCACAACAACCTCAACACTGCTGTCTAGCtgtgaacacatttttgtttctttcattcCATGATTTCAGATTTGTGTCGTTAGACCTAAAGTTAAATTTAGTAGGGGAGTAACGGTATTTGTTTTCGTACAGAACTGTTACGGGGCAAATTTCACATGGAAGCGATCATTCCTTTGCCCTTCTTCCTCCGACTTCTGCTAACGGACACCATGCTGCATTGTCATGGAACATGCAAGCTAAGATAATGAGGAAACTATGCTGCTCCAATTCGCCATGTGGATTCCAAACGTCTACATAATTCTACTACATTCTACTACTActaccgggagactgcattcatttatttatatatttcgaaattagatattatttattataatgatcTTACtagttgtataaataccatgcactgtgcagtgttttaacttttctgtttttcctgtttgcccctgtaaagctgctttgaaacaatacacattgtgaaaagcgctatataaataaacttgaattgaaatgaacaaTGACTGCATGCAGACCTACCTTTTTGTGTAGCACCATTACCTCAATAGGACCTGGCTGTGCACTAACTGCATGAGCCCTGGAGTAGGGCATACGAATGATCATATCCACGTGGAATTTTCTCCGTGATGGTTCGGTCTGAATCCAAATACGGTTACACCCCTAATATTTAGAAATTCATTTACCAACCATAAAGTTTTCTAGCACCTTTTTTAGTTACCGAGCCTCTCACCCAAATATCAAAAAGAATGGGGAAAACTGAGTTGTTATTTGCTTCGTAGTCCGCAACCCAAACATGACAGCTTCCAAGTTCTTTTCCACCAGCTTTACGAGAGctctaaaaaacaaaattgttacTGAGAATAGGAATCTATTAAGCCgctttgttttataattattgCCCCACTTGCATTTGCtgctttaaatttaaaactacattgtaaaaataaaaaatgatgtacatAAAGTTTTATAATGCACACGTGTTAAATCAACTATTTGTGTTACCTTTGTATGGTACCATTCATCCTCTCCACCAATCCGTTGGTTTGAGGATGGTAGGGAGAACAAAGGCTCCTTTCAATTCCCAACATGGCACATAGATTCTTGTTTATCTGTTAATAGAGAGAACATATAGGCTTAATGTCGAACCTCACATGCAGAAATCGGAAAACAGGTCTCATAGAATCCGGAATAAGTCTTTTGTACGTACTTAATtgagcaaaaagcagtttcaaaATACCTTTAAATGAGCTACCAAAGATTAGATAAGATGGTAATCACACAAACAGACTGAGAAGAGACTCAAagactttttaaatattacaacagCATAAAACTCCAAAAAATGGAAACACCTAACTATGTTTACTGATTACCTTAAAACTCCATAGATATTTCTGATAGTTAATACTGCTGTTTACACCTGTgaactgtttttttcaacaagcAGATGTAATGAGACGTTTTAACCAGTTTAGTCAAGTGACATCCGACATATACCCTATTTTAATCTATATTATCCAAATATTCAAATATGGTTTTGAAAGAAATTTGTAAAGAAAGGGTAAATATGTTTGTGATAGGAAAGCATagatcaaaacataaaaattttaagttttttgaAAAGTATCACATTCACAAACTCAGAGTCTTCATCTGTCAGTATCCTCTTCGGAGCCTCAAACTGATGGAAAAATTTAATGATGCATTCAGACACCTCAGCTGCTGTTTTGTTGCGAAGAGGATAAGCTTGTAGCCATTTAGTCTGGTAGTCCACCATGACACAGATGTACTGATATCCACTTTTTGTGGTTTTCAGTTTACCTATCACGTCCATTCCCAAAAGCTCAAATTTTAacctgaaaaaacaataatacaatcaaatatATCATATCATCAATCTGGATAAAAATCCAGAGTATAACTGTATCATTTGAGCACATCCACATTGCTGCATATTTCTTAATTTCCTAATCTTGTTTAAATGgacaaaatatgtttaagaagattaatgagaaattaaagAACCCAGTCATTTTCAATCCCAAATGTGATATGctgaaacattttgaaagtaAAATTCAAGTACTTTATAATTCTTTTCCTCAGCACATTAAATCTCTATTTTttccaatttaaatgtttttctgtgatgacaaaaatatatattttccttaGATGTTTACATATTCCAAAGGTTCATTTACTATCATATGGCGTACAAATCATTACTTTGATCACCAAATTCTTATGTTATCAGAAAAATGTAATACTAATATCTGTTTGAATTTATGTATGCTAGCAAATAAGGAATTGCACAAAAATATGATGGCTGTTGTCGTGGTTTGCTAATTTTATTGGAGATTATGCACAGCATTGGTTATAgcctaaaaatgtatattaactgTAAATTTATTCCTCAAATCAAAAAAGTTTTGCTCAAGGATCAAAAAGGATGTTGATTCAGGAATGTTGTGCTTAATGAAACACTGTACCCCTTTCACAAACAGTTTGGCCTGTAGTCTATGTATGTcatcttacatttttatcagtcaATTAGGTACATTTCTTGAATCATCCTTAAGATTTGCAAACCAGTTAATGCATTTCTCAAAAGAGAAATTACATTATTAGAAAACCggaatgtgtatttgtgtttttgaaagaaAACGTTGAACATTAACCATTATGTAATCCCAATAGAGCAGTGCCTTGCAGCCACCTACAGgcggttttatttttatatattcagtCATTTTGCATAAACATAGCCACTAAATTAAGACTTATTCTCACAGACTAGCAATTAGTTAGCACTTATCATTCTTGCTTTTCAACTAGACCAATCCAGCTCTTTATGTAATTGACTTGTGTGAGTAGtgaagaaataaattaaatgaccaacttgtaagactagtctaagTGGTTTATGCATCTGGCCCCTGGTATTAAAGGGCTCTGGTTTATAGCTTGCTAGAAATTcataatctatttttttataacataggaATTCCCTTCTAGCTACAACCTATCTGCATTTTGGTTTCGCAAACG is part of the Triplophysa dalaica isolate WHDGS20190420 chromosome 13, ASM1584641v1, whole genome shotgun sequence genome and harbors:
- the LOC130434568 gene encoding paraneoplastic antigen Ma6E-like: MIESLMMNRLKSPAEESGAAEESGAAEESGAAEELGAAWKNGAAEESGAAWKNGAAEESGAAGESGAAGESGAAGESGAAGESGAAGESGAAEESGAADAGAALMSGAAERVEDAGASIKSEAGESGAAGETGAGEASGCFIL